Proteins encoded by one window of Candidatus Roizmanbacteria bacterium CG_4_9_14_0_2_um_filter_38_17:
- a CDS encoding RNA-binding protein → MAMKLFVGGLSWDTNDDTLKQFFVKVGPVASASVITDRYTGKSRGFGFVEMENDADAKKAIEELNGKELDGRAINVNEAKPREPRNDSFNRGGGGGGGRDDRRGGGGGGRDSRDRRSSY, encoded by the coding sequence ATGGCAATGAAACTTTTTGTAGGGGGCTTATCTTGGGATACCAATGATGACACCTTAAAACAATTTTTTGTAAAAGTAGGTCCTGTAGCTTCCGCATCGGTAATCACAGATAGATATACTGGCAAATCCAGAGGTTTTGGTTTTGTAGAAATGGAAAATGACGCTGATGCTAAAAAAGCTATAGAGGAACTTAATGGTAAAGAGCTAGATGGTCGAGCTATCAATGTAAATGAAGCTAAACCAAGGGAGCCAAGGAATGATTCTTTTAACCGCGGCGGTGGAGGCGGAGGAGGAAGAGATGATCGAAGAGGTGGAGGTGGGGGAGGACGAGATTCTAGAGATAGAAGATCTTCTTATTAA
- the ruvA gene encoding Holliday junction branch migration protein RuvA, which translates to MIGYLEGKIIKVVDDFVIVLVGGVGYRVHLVPSLAGQVQEGSNIKLYTHTYVKEDALSLFGFSKFEELEAFEVLISISGIGPKLGFSIITTTSIDDLKQAVLNTDVSVLTRIPGIGKRSADKIMLELSSKFKVSSNLKNILFSPEDDLAIKALEQLGYTGDEARKAIKKAGGKGSLEEKIMTALKGLNDNK; encoded by the coding sequence ATGATTGGATATCTAGAAGGAAAAATTATTAAGGTCGTAGATGATTTCGTAATAGTACTAGTTGGAGGTGTGGGTTACAGAGTTCATTTGGTACCAAGTCTCGCAGGACAAGTCCAAGAGGGGAGCAATATTAAGTTATATACCCATACATATGTAAAGGAAGATGCGCTTTCCTTGTTCGGATTTAGTAAGTTTGAGGAACTAGAGGCATTTGAAGTGCTCATATCTATATCTGGTATTGGTCCTAAGTTAGGATTTAGTATTATTACTACAACTTCAATTGATGATTTAAAACAGGCAGTACTAAATACTGACGTTTCCGTATTAACAAGAATACCGGGGATTGGCAAGCGTTCGGCGGATAAAATAATGCTTGAGTTGAGTAGTAAGTTTAAAGTTAGTAGTAATTTGAAAAATATATTGTTTAGCCCTGAGGATGACTTGGCAATTAAGGCTCTTGAGCAACTTGGGTATACAGGAGATGAAGCTAGGAAAGCTATTAAAAAAGCTGGAGGTAAAGGAAGCTTAGAGGAGAAGATTATGACCGCACTTAAGGGGTTAAATGATAACAAATGA
- the secG gene encoding preprotein translocase subunit SecG, whose protein sequence is MAIVQLIIALILAGLILLQGGGAGLGSSWGGSGDSSFRSRRGMEKFLLYLTAGLAFAFFISSLISLLL, encoded by the coding sequence ATGGCGATTGTACAATTGATTATTGCATTAATTCTGGCAGGATTGATCCTGTTGCAAGGTGGAGGAGCTGGACTTGGATCAAGCTGGGGAGGAAGTGGCGATTCTTCGTTCAGGTCGCGGCGTGGCATGGAGAAGTTTCTGCTATATCTCACAGCTGGCTTAGCATTTGCCTTTTTTATATCTTCGCTAATAAGCTTATTGCTGTAG
- a CDS encoding crossover junction endodeoxyribonuclease RuvC: MLVLGIDPGIGKVGYAIVEKINAADQKLITYGCLTTPTKTPVSDRLVILHKKLEEIISKYKPGLLIIEKLFFNTNVTTAITVGQAMGVIMLTGAQAGLSIVEVTPLQVKSTLTGYGRAEKGQVQRMVMAQLGLKNKPTPDDAADAIAVALCYCLTNYALRG; the protein is encoded by the coding sequence ATGCTAGTATTAGGAATTGATCCTGGGATAGGAAAAGTTGGTTATGCAATAGTAGAAAAAATTAATGCTGCCGACCAGAAACTTATTACCTATGGATGCTTGACGACACCTACTAAAACACCTGTTTCAGATAGACTTGTAATTCTTCATAAGAAGCTAGAAGAAATTATCTCTAAATACAAGCCTGGTCTTTTGATAATTGAGAAATTATTTTTTAATACAAATGTAACTACAGCTATTACAGTTGGGCAAGCCATGGGAGTAATTATGTTAACCGGCGCACAGGCTGGGCTTTCTATCGTGGAAGTGACTCCACTACAGGTAAAAAGCACCTTAACTGGTTATGGGAGAGCTGAGAAAGGACAGGTCCAACGTATGGTCATGGCTCAGCTAGGACTTAAAAATAAGCCTACTCCCGATGACGCTGCAGATGCTATTGCCGTTGCTCTTTGCTACTGCTTGACCAACTACGCGCTGAGGGGATAG
- a CDS encoding Holliday junction branch migration DNA helicase RuvB, with protein MTGTLRPQTLNKYIGQSKVVSALSIFISAAKKRGTAPEHVLFYGPPGIGKTTLAYILANELGGGIRITSGPAVERAGDLAAILTSLKDKDVLFIDEIHRLPKTVEEALYPVMEESVLDIIIGKGPAARTVRLNIPNITIIGATTRVGLLSSPLRDRFGLIQRLDFYSDKSLSEIITKSALALKLPLNSTAADAISRRARKTPRIANRILKRVRDFYEVGGYKEINEDVVNKTLHALDIDELGLEPIDKKYLLAVITKYGGGPVGIETLAMALSEDTLSLEDYVEPFLIRTGLIKKTARGRMATKMAYEHLGLKKNS; from the coding sequence ATGACAGGAACTTTAAGACCACAGACACTTAATAAATACATAGGTCAAAGCAAGGTTGTAAGTGCCTTGTCTATATTTATTTCAGCTGCCAAAAAAAGAGGGACTGCACCTGAACATGTATTGTTCTATGGACCACCAGGAATAGGTAAAACTACCTTGGCTTATATATTAGCAAATGAGCTTGGAGGTGGTATCCGGATAACTTCTGGTCCGGCAGTTGAGCGAGCAGGGGACTTGGCAGCTATTTTAACAAGTCTGAAAGATAAGGATGTATTGTTTATTGACGAAATTCATCGTTTACCAAAAACTGTTGAAGAGGCTTTGTATCCAGTTATGGAAGAATCCGTGCTAGATATTATTATCGGCAAGGGTCCAGCAGCCAGAACTGTAAGATTGAACATACCCAACATAACAATTATTGGAGCTACGACTCGAGTTGGCTTATTATCTTCACCTCTTAGAGATCGATTTGGCTTAATCCAGAGATTGGATTTTTATTCAGACAAAAGCTTATCTGAAATAATTACAAAATCAGCTTTAGCCTTAAAACTTCCTCTAAACTCGACAGCAGCAGATGCAATATCCAGACGGGCAAGAAAGACGCCACGTATTGCAAATAGAATCCTAAAACGAGTGAGAGATTTTTATGAGGTGGGTGGATATAAAGAGATTAACGAGGATGTTGTAAATAAAACACTGCATGCTTTGGATATCGATGAACTGGGACTTGAACCAATTGATAAAAAATATTTATTGGCGGTTATTACGAAGTATGGAGGAGGTCCTGTGGGTATTGAGACGCTGGCCATGGCTCTATCTGAAGACACATTGAGTTTGGAGGACTATGTTGAACCATTTTTAATAAGAACTGGTCTTATAAAGAAAACTGCACGAGGGAGAATGGCAACTAAGATGGCTTATGAACACTTAGGTCTTAAGAAAAACAGTTAA